The Gasterosteus aculeatus chromosome 8, fGasAcu3.hap1.1, whole genome shotgun sequence genome has a window encoding:
- the LOC120824320 gene encoding desmoglein-2.1 isoform X2 — protein sequence MNMAKLSLTEVALLLLLVLALMLSAEARENTPRTLRRIKREWILPPSKLWENIDYTGKDFIAKIRSDKDTTAEVQYSLSGPGADSPPINLFMVDPDTGFVTITGVLDREKYPSYNLTGIAKYRDGTKVEDEIPLTIIVLDQNDNPPRFEWYSGNVREASKAETFVMQIVAKDDDQAGTINSEISYSIISQEPAGDGHMFTIDKKTGKIHVKEATLDRETQDFYTLIVKGIDLGGAAGGLTATGTVEIKIMDINDNFPILEKSEYSGSVDENVADVVVMRIKALDKDLVNSDNWLTAFSIASGNEDNLFSIETDKETNEGILKLIKPVDFEDLQKLELGLLIENVAPFVDGGAGVLVDVGINVGEGGPVATGARAGAGAAAGAAAAAGAAAAAGVSVVGGGLHLGVELGVDADLEGGLNPGLDAGLKPGVGPGGGVGLEPGVQPGPGTKPKPNVQTNYLIKVTVNNVPEGPAFMPDTKTVPVSENPKQTPDDGAITVFTATDPDTGKPAEDVSYAKAYDPDNWFTIDEETAEIKLNKAPDRESPFLVNGTYIAKILAITKDMPSKTATGTIAIQVNDYNDHCPTLTTTHSNLCSNKKTVCVTGFDKDASPNAAPFTFRIISEGTRGNWDVEVINDDCTAAKLGAPSPKLSVSAISLMLMGFCSLLFTPLLLLFCRCGGDNTPRPDQFKDLPFGTKEHLISYHTEGRGEDKEVLPPSVPLMLENQKKLGAAKAASFNAISSKIPQSHHTTRYNEAMQIIWGTNHSRLETDNAYRFSRKSFNHGNASASFSRKTSGAQCTTALYEDVSDAFLKDYYSQKAAYAVEGKDRVLEFDFEGHGSSAGSVGCCSLLGSNNDLQFLNDLGPKFKTLSEICSPPTPIPNSSLTQKIQGPVQTNIVDIAKAVVESKIDCIVETQRADIKTLAHSNLTDISYCSNIDNSTLPHQSGIRNQETFQAQTVILQQWPVYYTSAPLLQTLQYVIQPQLQNSVLLDDVAHGAKFPGLHVVGGPQDPYSELINVISGIESPTSPVSSPVSLTLLPPCGPGLSPDSVPEVSLANPANPTLLLTGGPEVSQNAVPADGWKVVGANSDGSYILVNDQGSPGKAKGADPGTSQGALPRGANLVRQAARPQGVLDTAAQGRVYGILPGHTIAKKRRVVAVKRNLGQTWVGETELMDLGRVTVLGMGMEYVVDVKPDVRHVAVWSTGMNPVGIRQLRVNQLHEIPPFEQTLDASGVVGECTIASPRKVRTDQRYVICYMLWIVEGLENRSADVGLESQSKEESKGGSQELSDKSLEEDISPKENIKRNPVIATYSIQAKKNMEEITTLTGDSQEKVKAIQGKVLDPEVGVNNVVEKLSADPQKEFSKDTHQKPMLEQWSKIENGHTNTAIADSETRTSLQPVSFIINNQEDLRESNVILASVEMNNVQEESSVPTIQTSEHHMDTPKDRSAGYKEEVHDNQQHKISQSGVNKDEVGTDAGGIRDGEAQESFTTPKNPNEDIKRQCSSSSQMEDIFT from the exons AACCTCTTCATGGTGGATCCTGACACAGGGTTTGTAACCATCACAGGTGTTCTGGACCGGGAAAAATACCCATCCTACAAT CTGACAGGGATTGCTAAGTACAGAGATGGGACCAAAGTAGAGGACGAAATCCCACTGACTATCATAGTCCTGGACCAGAATGACAACCCACCTCGCTTTGAGTGGTATTCTGGTAACGTCAGAGAGGCGAGCAAAGCCG AAACCTTTGTCATGCAGATCGTGGCGAAAGATGATGATCAAGCTGGAACAATCAATTCAGAGATCTCCTATTCCATCATCAGTCAGGAGCCGGCAGGTGATGGTCACATGTTCACTATAGACAAAAAGACGGGCAAAATACACGTCAAAGAGGCCACGCTGGACAGGGAG ACTCAAGACTTCTACACACTGATTGTAAAAGGAATCGATCTGGGAGGGGCGGCAGGGGGGCTAACAGCAACAGGAACTGTGGAGATCAAGATCATGGACATCAACGACAACTTCCCCATTCTAGAAAAGTCTGAG TACTCTGGCTCAGTGGATGAAAATGTTGCTGATGTAGTTGTGATGAGAATCAAAGCTCTGGACAAAGACCTTGTAAATTCAGACAACTGGCTGACGGCCTTTTCAATCGCCTCAGGAAATGAGGATAATCTCTTCTCCATTGAGACAGACAAAGAAACCAATGAGGGAATCCTGAAGCTGATAAAG CCTGTGGATTTTGAAGACCTCCAGAAGCTTGAGCTCGGCCTGCTCATTGAGAATGTAGCTCCTTTTGTGGATGGAGGTGCTGGTGTACTGGTGGATGTGGGCATTAATGTTGGAGAGGGTGGTCCTGTAGCTACGGGAGCCAGAGCCGGAGCCGGAGCCGCAGCCGGagccgcagccgcagccggAGCCGCAGCTGCAGCCGGAGTTAGTGTTGTAGGTGGAGGCTTGCACCTGGGAGTAGAATTAGGGGTGGATGCTGATCTTGAAGGAGGGCTGAATCCAGGATTAGATGCAGGTCTTAAGCCTGGTGTTGGACCTGGAGGTGGTGTTGGACTTGAGCCAGGTGTCCAACCAGGACCAGGAACAAAGCCAAAGCCAAATGTACAGACTAACTATCTTATTAAAGTAACAGTGAATAATGTGCCTGAGGGTCCAGCATTCATGCCCGACACGAAGACTGTTCCTGTATCAGAGAATCCAAAGCAAACACCTGACGATGGTGCCATCACAGTGTTCACTGCTACTGATCCAGACACAGGAAAGCCAGCTGAAGATGTAAG TTATGCCAAAGCCTATGATCCAGACAACTGGTTTACCATCGATGAAGAAACAGCAGAGATTAAACTCAACAAGGCACCAGATAGGGAGTCACCGTTCTTGGTAAATGGAACCTACATTGCCAAGATTCTGGCCATAACCAAAG ACATGCCATCAAAGACAGCTACGGGAACAATAGCCATTCAAGTCAATGACTACAACGATCATTGTCCCACCCTGACCACCACACACAGCAACCTATGCTCCAataaaaaaactgtttgtgtcacTGGCTTTGATAAGGATGCTAGTCCCAACGCTGCTCCATTTACATTCAGAATCATAAGTGAAGGGACACGAGGCAACTGGGACGTGGAAGTCATCAATG ACGACTGCACGGCAGCGAAACTCGGAGCCCCTTCACCCAAGCTTTCTGTCTCGGCCATCAGCCTGATGCTAATGGGATTCTGCTCATTGCTGT tcacccctctcctcctgctgttcTGTCGGTGTGGAGGAGACAACACCCCCCGTCCTGACCAATTCAAAGATCTGCCATTTGGCACCAAAGAACACCTCATATCCTACCACACTGAAGGCAGAGGCGAGGACAAG GAAGTTCTACCCCCAAGTGTCCCATTAATGTTAGAAAACCAGAAGAAACTTGGAGCCGCAAAAGCAGCAAGCTTCAATGCCATTTCATCAAAAATCCCACAATCTCATCACACGACAAGGTACAATGAAGCAATGCAGATTATTTGGGGAACCAACCACAGTCGGTTGGAGACCGACAATGCCTACAGGTTTTCAAGGAAATCTTTCAACCATGGAAATGCCAGTGCTTCCTTTAGCCGAAAAACATCTGGTGCCCAATGCACGACAGCTCTGTATGAGGATGTATCTGACGCGTTTCTCAAGGATTATTACTCACAG AAAGCGGCGTATGCTGTGGAAGGGAAGGACAGGGTTTTGGAGTTTGACTTTGAGGGCCATGGCTCTTCTGCTGGCTCGGTGGGCTGCTGCAGCCTTCTGGGGTCTAATAATGACCTGCAGTTCCTCAATGACCTCGGCCCGAAGTTCAAGACTCTGTCTGAGATCTGTTCCCCTCCTACACCAATACCCAACTCTTCTCTGACACAAAAAATACAAGGTCCTGTCCAAACAAATATAGTTGATATTGCTAAAGCGGTTGTTGAGTCTAAAATTGATTGCATTGTAGAAACACAGCGTGCCGATATAAAGACACTTGCTCATTCTAATCTAACTGACATCAGTTATTGCTCAAACATTGATAATTCTACTCTGCCCcatcaatcaggaatcaggaatcaggaaacatttcaaGCTCAGACAGTTATACTACAGCAATGGCCAGTTTACTACACTTCTGCCCCTCTACTACAGACTTTGCAGTATGTAATTCAACCGCAACTTCAGAACAGTGTTCTGCTGGATGACGTGGCCCATGGAGCTAAATTTCCAGGCCTGCATGTAGTCGGTGGTCCCCAGGACCCTTATTCTGAACTCATTAACGTTATCAGTGGTATTGAGAGCCCCACAAGCCCTGTCAGCAGTCCAGTAAGTCTCACCCTGTTGCCACCTTGTGGCCCAGGGTTATCTCCGGACTCAGTCCCTGAGGTCAGCCTCGCAAATCCAGCAAATCCCACTCTGTTGCTAACTGGTGGCCCAGAAGTATCCCAGAACGCAGTCCCTGCAGATGGCTGGAAAGTGGTGGGGGCAAATTCTGATGGTAGTTATATATTAGTTAATGACCAAGGAAGTCCAGGTAAGGCAAAAGGAGCAGACCCAGGCACATCTCAGGGCGCTTTGCCAAGAGGTGCTAACCTGGTAAGACAGGCTGCTCGCCCTCAGGGGGTGTTAGATACAGCAGCCCAGGGACGTGTGTATGGAATTCTGCCAGGACACACCATTGCTAAAAAGAGGCGTGTTGTTGCAGTTAAGAGGAATTTGGGGCAAACATGGGTTGGGGAGACAGAGCTAATGGATTTGGGGCGGGTTACTGTTTTAGGAATGGGAATGGAATATGTGGTGGATGTGAAGCCAGATGTCAGACATGTTGCAGTTTGGTCAACGGGGATGAACCCTGTTGGGATTAGGCAGCTCAGAGTAAACCAGTTACATGAAATTCCACCATTTGAGCAAACATTGGATGCTAGTGGTGTTGTGGGAGAATGTACAATAGCTTCACCACGGAAGGTCAGAACAGATCAAAGATATGTTATATGTTATATGCTTTGGATCGTTGAAGGTTTAGAGAACAGAAGTGCGGATGTTGGGTTAGAATCTCAATCAAAGGAGGAATCAAAAGGAGGATCACAGGAACTAAGTGACAAAAGCCTGGAGGAAGATATCAgtccaaaagaaaacattaaaagaaatccGGTCATTGCTACTTATAGTATCCAGGCAAAGAAGAATATGGAGGAAATCACTACTTTAACCGGTGATTCACAAGAAAAGGTAAAGGCTATTCAGGGAAAAGTGTTAGATCCTGAAGTGGGAGTCAATAATGTGGTTGAAAAATTGTCAGCAGATCCTCAAAAGGAATTTTCAAAAGACACTCATCAAAAACCAATGCTAGAACAATGGAGTAAGATAGAAAATGGTCATACAAACACAGCTATTGCTGATTCTGAAACAAGAACATCATTACAGCCTGTGAGCTTTATCATAAACAACCAAGAAGATCTGAGGGAATCAAATGTGATATTAGCATCAGTAGAAATGAACAACGTACAAGAAGAGAGCTCTGTCCCAACTATTCAAACATCAGAGCACCATATGGATACACCAAAAGACCGTAGTGCTGGCTACAAAGAAGAAGTTCATGATAATCAACAACATAAAATATCGCAATCAGGAGTAAACAAGGATGAAGTTGGTACGGATGCAGGCGGTATTCGTGATGGAGAGGCACAGGAGAGTTTTACCACACCCAAAAACCCAAATGAAGACATCAAAAGGCAATGTTCTTCGAGTTCTCAAATGGAGGATATTTTCACCTGA
- the LOC120824320 gene encoding uncharacterized protein LOC120824320 isoform X3 has product MLENQKKLGAAKAASFNAISSKIPQSHHTTRYNEAMQIIWGTNHSRLETDNAYRFSRKSFNHGNASASFSRKTSGAQCTTALYEDVSDAFLKDYYSQKAAYAVEGKDRVLEFDFEGHGSSAGSVGCCSLLGSNNDLQFLNDLGPKFKTLSEICSPPTPIPNSSLTQKIQGPVQTNIVDIAKAVVESKIDCIVETQRADIKTLAHSNLTDISYCSNIDNSTLPHQSGIRNQETFQAQTVILQQWPVYYTSAPLLQTLQYVIQPQLQNSVLLDDVAHGAKFPGLHVVGGPQDPYSELINVISGIESPTSPVSSPVSLTLLPPCGPGLSPDSVPEVSLANPANPTLLLTGGPEVSQNAVPADGWKVVGANSDGSYILVNDQGSPGKAKGADPGTSQGALPRGANLVRQAARPQGVLDTAAQGRVYGILPGHTIAKKRRVVAVKRNLGQTWVGETELMDLGRVTVLGMGMEYVVDVKPDVRHVAVWSTGMNPVGIRQLRVNQLHEIPPFEQTLDASGVVGECTIASPRKVRTDQRYVICYMLWIVEGLENRSADVGLESQSKEESKGGSQELSDKSLEEDISPKENIKRNPVIATYSIQAKKNMEEITTLTGDSQEKVKAIQGKVLDPEVGVNNVVEKLSADPQKEFSKDTHQKPMLEQWSKIENGHTNTAIADSETRTSLQPVSFIINNQEDLRESNVILASVEMNNVQEESSVPTIQTSEHHMDTPKDRSAGYKEEVHDNQQHKISQSGVNKDEVGTDAGGIRDGEAQESFTTPKNPNEDIKRQCSSSSQMEDIFT; this is encoded by the exons ATGTTAGAAAACCAGAAGAAACTTGGAGCCGCAAAAGCAGCAAGCTTCAATGCCATTTCATCAAAAATCCCACAATCTCATCACACGACAAGGTACAATGAAGCAATGCAGATTATTTGGGGAACCAACCACAGTCGGTTGGAGACCGACAATGCCTACAGGTTTTCAAGGAAATCTTTCAACCATGGAAATGCCAGTGCTTCCTTTAGCCGAAAAACATCTGGTGCCCAATGCACGACAGCTCTGTATGAGGATGTATCTGACGCGTTTCTCAAGGATTATTACTCACAG AAAGCGGCGTATGCTGTGGAAGGGAAGGACAGGGTTTTGGAGTTTGACTTTGAGGGCCATGGCTCTTCTGCTGGCTCGGTGGGCTGCTGCAGCCTTCTGGGGTCTAATAATGACCTGCAGTTCCTCAATGACCTCGGCCCGAAGTTCAAGACTCTGTCTGAGATCTGTTCCCCTCCTACACCAATACCCAACTCTTCTCTGACACAAAAAATACAAGGTCCTGTCCAAACAAATATAGTTGATATTGCTAAAGCGGTTGTTGAGTCTAAAATTGATTGCATTGTAGAAACACAGCGTGCCGATATAAAGACACTTGCTCATTCTAATCTAACTGACATCAGTTATTGCTCAAACATTGATAATTCTACTCTGCCCcatcaatcaggaatcaggaatcaggaaacatttcaaGCTCAGACAGTTATACTACAGCAATGGCCAGTTTACTACACTTCTGCCCCTCTACTACAGACTTTGCAGTATGTAATTCAACCGCAACTTCAGAACAGTGTTCTGCTGGATGACGTGGCCCATGGAGCTAAATTTCCAGGCCTGCATGTAGTCGGTGGTCCCCAGGACCCTTATTCTGAACTCATTAACGTTATCAGTGGTATTGAGAGCCCCACAAGCCCTGTCAGCAGTCCAGTAAGTCTCACCCTGTTGCCACCTTGTGGCCCAGGGTTATCTCCGGACTCAGTCCCTGAGGTCAGCCTCGCAAATCCAGCAAATCCCACTCTGTTGCTAACTGGTGGCCCAGAAGTATCCCAGAACGCAGTCCCTGCAGATGGCTGGAAAGTGGTGGGGGCAAATTCTGATGGTAGTTATATATTAGTTAATGACCAAGGAAGTCCAGGTAAGGCAAAAGGAGCAGACCCAGGCACATCTCAGGGCGCTTTGCCAAGAGGTGCTAACCTGGTAAGACAGGCTGCTCGCCCTCAGGGGGTGTTAGATACAGCAGCCCAGGGACGTGTGTATGGAATTCTGCCAGGACACACCATTGCTAAAAAGAGGCGTGTTGTTGCAGTTAAGAGGAATTTGGGGCAAACATGGGTTGGGGAGACAGAGCTAATGGATTTGGGGCGGGTTACTGTTTTAGGAATGGGAATGGAATATGTGGTGGATGTGAAGCCAGATGTCAGACATGTTGCAGTTTGGTCAACGGGGATGAACCCTGTTGGGATTAGGCAGCTCAGAGTAAACCAGTTACATGAAATTCCACCATTTGAGCAAACATTGGATGCTAGTGGTGTTGTGGGAGAATGTACAATAGCTTCACCACGGAAGGTCAGAACAGATCAAAGATATGTTATATGTTATATGCTTTGGATCGTTGAAGGTTTAGAGAACAGAAGTGCGGATGTTGGGTTAGAATCTCAATCAAAGGAGGAATCAAAAGGAGGATCACAGGAACTAAGTGACAAAAGCCTGGAGGAAGATATCAgtccaaaagaaaacattaaaagaaatccGGTCATTGCTACTTATAGTATCCAGGCAAAGAAGAATATGGAGGAAATCACTACTTTAACCGGTGATTCACAAGAAAAGGTAAAGGCTATTCAGGGAAAAGTGTTAGATCCTGAAGTGGGAGTCAATAATGTGGTTGAAAAATTGTCAGCAGATCCTCAAAAGGAATTTTCAAAAGACACTCATCAAAAACCAATGCTAGAACAATGGAGTAAGATAGAAAATGGTCATACAAACACAGCTATTGCTGATTCTGAAACAAGAACATCATTACAGCCTGTGAGCTTTATCATAAACAACCAAGAAGATCTGAGGGAATCAAATGTGATATTAGCATCAGTAGAAATGAACAACGTACAAGAAGAGAGCTCTGTCCCAACTATTCAAACATCAGAGCACCATATGGATACACCAAAAGACCGTAGTGCTGGCTACAAAGAAGAAGTTCATGATAATCAACAACATAAAATATCGCAATCAGGAGTAAACAAGGATGAAGTTGGTACGGATGCAGGCGGTATTCGTGATGGAGAGGCACAGGAGAGTTTTACCACACCCAAAAACCCAAATGAAGACATCAAAAGGCAATGTTCTTCGAGTTCTCAAATGGAGGATATTTTCACCTGA
- the LOC120824320 gene encoding desmoglein-2.1 isoform X1 has translation MNMAKLSLTEVALLLLLVLALMLSAEARENTPRTLRRIKREWILPPSKLWENIDYTGKDFIAKIRSDKDTTAEVQYSLSGPGADSPPINLFMVDPDTGFVTITGVLDREKYPSYNLTGIAKYRDGTKVEDEIPLTIIVLDQNDNPPRFEWYSGNVREASKAETFVMQIVAKDDDQAGTINSEISYSIISQEPAGDGHMFTIDKKTGKIHVKEATLDRETQDFYTLIVKGIDLGGAAGGLTATGTVEIKIMDINDNFPILEKSEYSGSVDENVADVVVMRIKALDKDLVNSDNWLTAFSIASGNEDNLFSIETDKETNEGILKLIKPVDFEDLQKLELGLLIENVAPFVDGGAGVLVDVGINVGEGGPVATGARAGAGAAAGAAAAAGAAAAAGVSVVGGGLHLGVELGVDADLEGGLNPGLDAGLKPGVGPGGGVGLEPGVQPGPGTKPKPNVQTNYLIKVTVNNVPEGPAFMPDTKTVPVSENPKQTPDDGAITVFTATDPDTGKPAEDVSYAKAYDPDNWFTIDEETAEIKLNKAPDRESPFLVNGTYIAKILAITKDMPSKTATGTIAIQVNDYNDHCPTLTTTHSNLCSNKKTVCVTGFDKDASPNAAPFTFRIISEGTRGNWDVEVINATSAALHSRDSLWPGTYQLQVEVLDAQGLSCKSSDIFNLDVCICGETDDCTAAKLGAPSPKLSVSAISLMLMGFCSLLFTPLLLLFCRCGGDNTPRPDQFKDLPFGTKEHLISYHTEGRGEDKEVLPPSVPLMLENQKKLGAAKAASFNAISSKIPQSHHTTRYNEAMQIIWGTNHSRLETDNAYRFSRKSFNHGNASASFSRKTSGAQCTTALYEDVSDAFLKDYYSQKAAYAVEGKDRVLEFDFEGHGSSAGSVGCCSLLGSNNDLQFLNDLGPKFKTLSEICSPPTPIPNSSLTQKIQGPVQTNIVDIAKAVVESKIDCIVETQRADIKTLAHSNLTDISYCSNIDNSTLPHQSGIRNQETFQAQTVILQQWPVYYTSAPLLQTLQYVIQPQLQNSVLLDDVAHGAKFPGLHVVGGPQDPYSELINVISGIESPTSPVSSPVSLTLLPPCGPGLSPDSVPEVSLANPANPTLLLTGGPEVSQNAVPADGWKVVGANSDGSYILVNDQGSPGKAKGADPGTSQGALPRGANLVRQAARPQGVLDTAAQGRVYGILPGHTIAKKRRVVAVKRNLGQTWVGETELMDLGRVTVLGMGMEYVVDVKPDVRHVAVWSTGMNPVGIRQLRVNQLHEIPPFEQTLDASGVVGECTIASPRKVRTDQRYVICYMLWIVEGLENRSADVGLESQSKEESKGGSQELSDKSLEEDISPKENIKRNPVIATYSIQAKKNMEEITTLTGDSQEKVKAIQGKVLDPEVGVNNVVEKLSADPQKEFSKDTHQKPMLEQWSKIENGHTNTAIADSETRTSLQPVSFIINNQEDLRESNVILASVEMNNVQEESSVPTIQTSEHHMDTPKDRSAGYKEEVHDNQQHKISQSGVNKDEVGTDAGGIRDGEAQESFTTPKNPNEDIKRQCSSSSQMEDIFT, from the exons AACCTCTTCATGGTGGATCCTGACACAGGGTTTGTAACCATCACAGGTGTTCTGGACCGGGAAAAATACCCATCCTACAAT CTGACAGGGATTGCTAAGTACAGAGATGGGACCAAAGTAGAGGACGAAATCCCACTGACTATCATAGTCCTGGACCAGAATGACAACCCACCTCGCTTTGAGTGGTATTCTGGTAACGTCAGAGAGGCGAGCAAAGCCG AAACCTTTGTCATGCAGATCGTGGCGAAAGATGATGATCAAGCTGGAACAATCAATTCAGAGATCTCCTATTCCATCATCAGTCAGGAGCCGGCAGGTGATGGTCACATGTTCACTATAGACAAAAAGACGGGCAAAATACACGTCAAAGAGGCCACGCTGGACAGGGAG ACTCAAGACTTCTACACACTGATTGTAAAAGGAATCGATCTGGGAGGGGCGGCAGGGGGGCTAACAGCAACAGGAACTGTGGAGATCAAGATCATGGACATCAACGACAACTTCCCCATTCTAGAAAAGTCTGAG TACTCTGGCTCAGTGGATGAAAATGTTGCTGATGTAGTTGTGATGAGAATCAAAGCTCTGGACAAAGACCTTGTAAATTCAGACAACTGGCTGACGGCCTTTTCAATCGCCTCAGGAAATGAGGATAATCTCTTCTCCATTGAGACAGACAAAGAAACCAATGAGGGAATCCTGAAGCTGATAAAG CCTGTGGATTTTGAAGACCTCCAGAAGCTTGAGCTCGGCCTGCTCATTGAGAATGTAGCTCCTTTTGTGGATGGAGGTGCTGGTGTACTGGTGGATGTGGGCATTAATGTTGGAGAGGGTGGTCCTGTAGCTACGGGAGCCAGAGCCGGAGCCGGAGCCGCAGCCGGagccgcagccgcagccggAGCCGCAGCTGCAGCCGGAGTTAGTGTTGTAGGTGGAGGCTTGCACCTGGGAGTAGAATTAGGGGTGGATGCTGATCTTGAAGGAGGGCTGAATCCAGGATTAGATGCAGGTCTTAAGCCTGGTGTTGGACCTGGAGGTGGTGTTGGACTTGAGCCAGGTGTCCAACCAGGACCAGGAACAAAGCCAAAGCCAAATGTACAGACTAACTATCTTATTAAAGTAACAGTGAATAATGTGCCTGAGGGTCCAGCATTCATGCCCGACACGAAGACTGTTCCTGTATCAGAGAATCCAAAGCAAACACCTGACGATGGTGCCATCACAGTGTTCACTGCTACTGATCCAGACACAGGAAAGCCAGCTGAAGATGTAAG TTATGCCAAAGCCTATGATCCAGACAACTGGTTTACCATCGATGAAGAAACAGCAGAGATTAAACTCAACAAGGCACCAGATAGGGAGTCACCGTTCTTGGTAAATGGAACCTACATTGCCAAGATTCTGGCCATAACCAAAG ACATGCCATCAAAGACAGCTACGGGAACAATAGCCATTCAAGTCAATGACTACAACGATCATTGTCCCACCCTGACCACCACACACAGCAACCTATGCTCCAataaaaaaactgtttgtgtcacTGGCTTTGATAAGGATGCTAGTCCCAACGCTGCTCCATTTACATTCAGAATCATAAGTGAAGGGACACGAGGCAACTGGGACGTGGAAGTCATCAATG CTACGAGTGCCGCTCTTCACTCTCGTGATTCGCTGTGGCCGGGCACATACCAGctccaggtggaggtgttggaCGCCCAGGGACTGTCGTGCAAGTCCAGTGACATTTTTAATCTGGACGTTTGTATCTGTGGGGAAACAGACGACTGCACGGCAGCGAAACTCGGAGCCCCTTCACCCAAGCTTTCTGTCTCGGCCATCAGCCTGATGCTAATGGGATTCTGCTCATTGCTGT tcacccctctcctcctgctgttcTGTCGGTGTGGAGGAGACAACACCCCCCGTCCTGACCAATTCAAAGATCTGCCATTTGGCACCAAAGAACACCTCATATCCTACCACACTGAAGGCAGAGGCGAGGACAAG GAAGTTCTACCCCCAAGTGTCCCATTAATGTTAGAAAACCAGAAGAAACTTGGAGCCGCAAAAGCAGCAAGCTTCAATGCCATTTCATCAAAAATCCCACAATCTCATCACACGACAAGGTACAATGAAGCAATGCAGATTATTTGGGGAACCAACCACAGTCGGTTGGAGACCGACAATGCCTACAGGTTTTCAAGGAAATCTTTCAACCATGGAAATGCCAGTGCTTCCTTTAGCCGAAAAACATCTGGTGCCCAATGCACGACAGCTCTGTATGAGGATGTATCTGACGCGTTTCTCAAGGATTATTACTCACAG AAAGCGGCGTATGCTGTGGAAGGGAAGGACAGGGTTTTGGAGTTTGACTTTGAGGGCCATGGCTCTTCTGCTGGCTCGGTGGGCTGCTGCAGCCTTCTGGGGTCTAATAATGACCTGCAGTTCCTCAATGACCTCGGCCCGAAGTTCAAGACTCTGTCTGAGATCTGTTCCCCTCCTACACCAATACCCAACTCTTCTCTGACACAAAAAATACAAGGTCCTGTCCAAACAAATATAGTTGATATTGCTAAAGCGGTTGTTGAGTCTAAAATTGATTGCATTGTAGAAACACAGCGTGCCGATATAAAGACACTTGCTCATTCTAATCTAACTGACATCAGTTATTGCTCAAACATTGATAATTCTACTCTGCCCcatcaatcaggaatcaggaatcaggaaacatttcaaGCTCAGACAGTTATACTACAGCAATGGCCAGTTTACTACACTTCTGCCCCTCTACTACAGACTTTGCAGTATGTAATTCAACCGCAACTTCAGAACAGTGTTCTGCTGGATGACGTGGCCCATGGAGCTAAATTTCCAGGCCTGCATGTAGTCGGTGGTCCCCAGGACCCTTATTCTGAACTCATTAACGTTATCAGTGGTATTGAGAGCCCCACAAGCCCTGTCAGCAGTCCAGTAAGTCTCACCCTGTTGCCACCTTGTGGCCCAGGGTTATCTCCGGACTCAGTCCCTGAGGTCAGCCTCGCAAATCCAGCAAATCCCACTCTGTTGCTAACTGGTGGCCCAGAAGTATCCCAGAACGCAGTCCCTGCAGATGGCTGGAAAGTGGTGGGGGCAAATTCTGATGGTAGTTATATATTAGTTAATGACCAAGGAAGTCCAGGTAAGGCAAAAGGAGCAGACCCAGGCACATCTCAGGGCGCTTTGCCAAGAGGTGCTAACCTGGTAAGACAGGCTGCTCGCCCTCAGGGGGTGTTAGATACAGCAGCCCAGGGACGTGTGTATGGAATTCTGCCAGGACACACCATTGCTAAAAAGAGGCGTGTTGTTGCAGTTAAGAGGAATTTGGGGCAAACATGGGTTGGGGAGACAGAGCTAATGGATTTGGGGCGGGTTACTGTTTTAGGAATGGGAATGGAATATGTGGTGGATGTGAAGCCAGATGTCAGACATGTTGCAGTTTGGTCAACGGGGATGAACCCTGTTGGGATTAGGCAGCTCAGAGTAAACCAGTTACATGAAATTCCACCATTTGAGCAAACATTGGATGCTAGTGGTGTTGTGGGAGAATGTACAATAGCTTCACCACGGAAGGTCAGAACAGATCAAAGATATGTTATATGTTATATGCTTTGGATCGTTGAAGGTTTAGAGAACAGAAGTGCGGATGTTGGGTTAGAATCTCAATCAAAGGAGGAATCAAAAGGAGGATCACAGGAACTAAGTGACAAAAGCCTGGAGGAAGATATCAgtccaaaagaaaacattaaaagaaatccGGTCATTGCTACTTATAGTATCCAGGCAAAGAAGAATATGGAGGAAATCACTACTTTAACCGGTGATTCACAAGAAAAGGTAAAGGCTATTCAGGGAAAAGTGTTAGATCCTGAAGTGGGAGTCAATAATGTGGTTGAAAAATTGTCAGCAGATCCTCAAAAGGAATTTTCAAAAGACACTCATCAAAAACCAATGCTAGAACAATGGAGTAAGATAGAAAATGGTCATACAAACACAGCTATTGCTGATTCTGAAACAAGAACATCATTACAGCCTGTGAGCTTTATCATAAACAACCAAGAAGATCTGAGGGAATCAAATGTGATATTAGCATCAGTAGAAATGAACAACGTACAAGAAGAGAGCTCTGTCCCAACTATTCAAACATCAGAGCACCATATGGATACACCAAAAGACCGTAGTGCTGGCTACAAAGAAGAAGTTCATGATAATCAACAACATAAAATATCGCAATCAGGAGTAAACAAGGATGAAGTTGGTACGGATGCAGGCGGTATTCGTGATGGAGAGGCACAGGAGAGTTTTACCACACCCAAAAACCCAAATGAAGACATCAAAAGGCAATGTTCTTCGAGTTCTCAAATGGAGGATATTTTCACCTGA